The Malus sylvestris chromosome 8, drMalSylv7.2, whole genome shotgun sequence genomic interval tcatgaatctagtaatatgatgtatatttccatctgcatccaagttatttctagccagtatatgattaaaagacttctaagttctaaccatTCGGGCAGACGAGATTGATCAATTAAAAGTCCTtagtctcaaggcataaaaaagagccctatgtagacttaacccatccacgacagtccttgataacaagaagtccgaagttacttggggtgcaagtaatTGGGTTATTCTCTCgttttacttctgttatatCATGATTGCTACAGAACACTTGAGTATAGAATTaactctgataggaagcctcaaggcctatacctaaggcccgacaaaggcacctatctGAATTCATTCTGCTCTGTGGACTCGGGCGATTAAAGTATAACGGTTGTGATACTTCTGCAATAATAAAACAACCAatatatgttcgagtacttggttagtttttttattagaaACCTCAAGGCCTAAAccaaaggcctcacaaaggcacctttcattaCTAAACTCGGGCATATTTACTCAAACtaaacatctgttttacatttgtcatgctaaagatggcagtggcacgcctgaacacctaaaggttaattttgattgtgagcctcaaggcctacacctaaggccccacaaaggcacctttcatgaTTAACTCTGTCCCTTCTCTTACAGTCCGACAATAAACAGAAGCCTGACAGACaacatcaaccggcgccaacctctcggggagctgtgtgctcgttggccagGAAACGTCTTCACTGGATATTCCTCAAGACGAACAtaattttggcacgcccagtgggacacattttttttttaatctcgcATGTCAAAGAAGAAAAGCCATAAACCTTGTAGAAATAGCACAAAGGACGAATCATCTCAACCTTTGCTACAAATGACAAAGCAATCAGGAAATCTTTCTTCTCCATCAGGACAGGTGGTCCTGGAAAGCCCAACTTCATCTGGAAGGTCTGAAGGAAAAGGAACTAATGAAGAACTGCAGGCTACTATGATACAAGTGTTGAAGAGCATGGAAAAAATCTCTTTGGAAACTAAGGGAGAAGTAAGTAAACTTTGTACCTTAACAGGGAATCTACAGAGAATACTAGATCTGGAGTTCTCTACTCCAAAAGGTGCTCAAGGAAGTGGGATGAGCCAAGTTACCATCAGAGGTGAACTAGTTATTCCCCTATTTCCgttattagaagaaaaaaaggataagggaaaggaaaaagaagtcCCTGAAGGAAGCCATCCCATAATTGAACCGGTTCTAGAAAAAGAATTCCCCAGCTTtccattattatcatttaataataggaAGCAAAGCGAACAAGAAAGGACGAGGTATGGGATGCCCATAATAACCGGAGAACCCAGCGGAAAAGAAGGCTTTATCACCTCAGATAAGCCTCATCCTTATAGGCCACCTCCGTTGGCTAATAAGGGAGGATGAGCTAACTGGAGAAAGCCCGAGTCAAAAAAGGGAGCAGGAACGGGAAATGACCGAAGCCCAAAGAATGAAGCTGCTCTTATCTTCCATAATAATAATACAGCTCAACAACTGAGGGAGGAGCTGGCTGAGTTAAGGAGGGCGGTGGCTCATAATGCTCAACCACAAGCTTGTCCAATATTCAGAGTTACCTATCAAAAACCTTATCCTGAATATATTGATGAGCAGAACACATTTCCTATCAACTTCAAAATGCCTGCATTCCCAATATTCACGGGAGAAGATGGAAGTGTGTCCTATAGagatcatattttcaaattctccaatcattgtGTGGCATATGAAGATAACCCGAACTACAAGCTGAAGTTGTTTGGAAATTCATTGGCGCGGCTAGCATCTCAGTGGTACTCTCTATTGCCCCCTAACTCTATTGCCAACTGGGGGCAGATGAAGATAGCCTTCCATGAACAATTTTACATAATAGAACCAGAAATGACTATCAATGACCTGGTTGAAGTCAAGCAATACGACCATGAGACCATAGAAgatttcatgatgaggttcagaaAGACAAGAATGAGATGCCAATTCCCTATTAACCAAGCTCAGCTTATATCAATTGCTCATAGGGCTTTAAATTACCTCTGAGGAAAAGGTTATATGATACACAATTCAATGAGTTACAGGAGTTGGTAATCGCCGCCACAAAGTATGAAAGGTTGCTGCTAGAAGAACAACAAGTGAAGCACACTTCCAAGACTCATCCCttttacaaaaacaaagctACAATTCATCGTGTGGAGGTGGAAAAGGTAGGGCCAGAACATGAAGATGGCCATGATAGAGAGGAAATTGATGTTTGTGCTGCTGAGATGACCACGCCTTTCAAACCATTAATGGTGAAAGGGTTGGTTCAACCCATCAAAGATCAGAAAATCGTAATGAATGATGGAGGGTTTGTCCTTATGAAACCTCCCAAGTACCAGAGTTATTCCTTTGACTTGGCCAAAGCTCCTGAGATCTACGAAGAGCTGGTGTGGGCAAGAATAATTTTGCTCGACAGTACTAAGAAGGTGCCTAAGCCAGAAGAACTAAGAGGGAAGAAGTATTGCAAGCTgcactataccttcaaccattctatAACCAATTGTGTCCAGTTCAGAGATTGGATACAAGACCTTATAGTGAAGGGCAAACTGTTGCTTGACAAGCCCCAAACCAGTATGCTGGTTGATACAAACCCGTTCCCGGAGGCCCGTATCAATGCGATCAACCTGGTTTAGGTAAAAAAGCTGGGATCACCATTTGTTAAGAAAGAAGAGGGAAATAGATCCCATGTTCCCCCAACACTTCCATGTCAATAATATTATATGGAGGACCAATTGATCAAGATTAAGTCATGAAATTGGTATTGGTAAgagaagcagaaaagaaaataaatggggggCAGGGAGCTGCCTGAAGATATAACATGGGATTTACAATGCAAATGGGGCCATGAGCAAGACAAGCAGAGGCAAAATACATGTTCATTTTGATAAAAGAAGGGTTACAAGTGATTCTAGTCTAACAAGTTTACATCTTTACTCAGAGTAATTATTCGGGAATGATAAATCTGCATGATTGTAAAAATTCTACCAGGTTTGGCCAGAACAGTGTTGCTATTAGCAAGTTGAGATCTAGTGTGTTCGAGCTCTAAGTTTGACTTATTCACTTCTTCAATTTGATGTTTAAAGGTGCCAAAAAGGGTTGTTTGCTCAGCCTTGAGAACAATAAGTTGTTCTTCCAACTTCTGGATTTCAGAAGTTACCACTCCAATCCTTTCTTTTGTCAGCAAGCCCTCATCCATTAACCATTCGACCTGAGCAGAAGTACTCGATTCCTTCTCCTTGAAGCATTTTACACGATTGGCTTGTCTTTTAGCTCTCTGATGTTGATCCCTGAGAGCCTTCAAGTtctcaaagaaagagaaaaaggaatCATGTTGGGTTTTGGATAACTGGCCGGCCTTGAAGAGCTCTATCGTAACCTTCTCTATATCATGAAGAGCCTTAAGGCTGAACGAAGCTGAGAAGTCTTTCTTCACCCAATCTTGGAAAGCTTGACGTTGTTCTTGAAAGCCAGAAAGTTCAGAAAAACGCTTTGAAGACTTCAGCCTTGTTTCAAGTTGCCCGAATTCTTCAAAAAGTTCGGGCAAATCAGCAATtgttgaaaatgaaaaagaagggGAGGGGTTTGTACTCCAGTTTCTTCTGAGGGAGTAGTAACCACTGATGAGGCGACTTTAGTCCTGGTCCTCTCAATTCCAGGGAGAGAAATCCCTGTATCTCCAGAAGTTGAAAAAGGCCGGGGGAACTCCGTTTTATACACCACACGTGGGGGAGACTTGCCTGAAGCCTCTCCTATGGCCTGCTGCGAGAACCAAAGAAGACTAGATTAAGGCAAGAAAACAATTAAAGTAGAAGGGAACTTTGGGAAGAAGAAATATGCCTGAATGGGCCCCGGGGTTTTAAAAGAAATAGTATTAGCTCCTGTTTGAGGAGGAGAATCACTACCACCAACAGGGGAAGAATAAGGTTCATCGGTAGTAGTTATTGGGCAAGGAAACACTTGCAAAATAGCTCCCATTGGGGTCACAGGAATTTCAGGGGCTACGGGTTCTTCAAGTGTTACCATTGGTGGTCGTCGTGATTCATGTATTGGAGATGGCTGAAGGAAATGTAAATGGAAAGTTAGTACGGGCACAGTGTAtggaagttcaatatcaaaacaaCTGCTCACCAAACTGCTGTCTTCATTTACAAAATGCAACATAACTCCTGTGGCTGGATTAAATTGAGAAGATGGAGTTACATCCAAAGCGGAAGGAGAAATAGAAGACTTTGGAGGGGAACCTTGGCTAGGCAATGGGGCAGATACCTTAACCTGGATAAAAAGAAAGGCAGAAAGAAGTTCGGTCATCTGTTTCAGAGACCTCGGGCAGAAGAATCTTTTCTTCACTTACGGCCTAATCAAGCAATCATGTTCAAAGTTTAAAAGAAAAGCAAGGGAGATCATACAGATGAAAATACAAGCAAATACCTCACGCTCTCTAAGGATAGACTTCTGCAGATCTTCAGCTCTTTGATGCATTTCAGTTTCCAGTGGACCTTCCCTAGGTGCGATAGTTGGTTCTTAGAAGTATGAGGCCCTGATTTCGAAGAGAGCAAAGACAATCAGATAAGGAAGAAGGGTGGCATCTGAttgaagaaaagcaaaaaacttACTTGAAGACTTTTGCTTCGTTATGCCTGCCTTAGAAACTGGAGCTGAGAAGGCTGAAGATTTAGAAGCTTGGATAGTCCTCGCTCTCTTACTCCTTCTGGTAGGAGTTAGCCGTTTAGGTTTGGGTGGTGATGCAGGTTCAGATTCTGCTGAGGTCTCAACCATAACTACTTTTCTCCGCTTAGGCGCCTTGACGTTTGCTTCGGGTACTTCTTCAGCATCTGAATCTCCAAAAGATTCTGAAACATCTCCACCTACTCAAGCTTCTCACCTTTGAGCTTCTACTGTGGCTCCATGAAGAACTGCTGCATCAGCTGAATCATCTTCTGATTCGATGGATGCCGTTTCGACATCTACTTGAGCTGCAGGATCAAGGAAAATAAGACTAAATAACTTTAACCTCAAAGGAAGGCAAGGTCAAGATAGGGAGAGAAATACCTATCAGAAGTAACCGGTTCTTCTGCTGAATCATTTCCTTCCAGTTTTCAAGTTCACCTGAACTTGGGTATAACTTGAGAGAAAGTTGACAAAAGAGACGGTCGTGAGTTTCTCGCAAATCTCATCCATATTTCTTGGTCCATTTGGCTTCCCACCAGGTGGAGAAGAGTGCAGTACATTCGAAGTTTAGAACTATAGACTTTCGGGCAGCTTGATTCATAACTTCAAGACTTCGTCGGGCAGCTCGAAAGGTCACCTCTGAAAGGGATGATAACCGAAAGGAAGTGCCACAATGGACAGAATAAAAAAAGGGGATAAGGATGCCTTGTCTAAAGCCTAATTACCTGCTACAAAAATTAGGGTGATACACTTCCAATCCGCGATCATAACGGTTGCCACGAACTCCCCAGGCTATGTCTTTCTGTTGAATACAACTGATGAATTTCTCATTGCAAAATGAGGTGGCATCTTCTCCGGGAGCGTCTTGGAATGCTTAATCAGAAAACCAGGGATATCTCCTCAAAACTGAAGCGCCCCACTCCATGTATGATTGAGTTCTACAAATCTTGAAGAAATAATAACAGGCAAAAGTAAAGTGATCTATGGGAGTAGCTTCAGCTAGGATTCGGGCAGGGGCTACACCTTCTGGGAATTCTAAGTTACTGGCCCGAAATTCTGGGAAATACCATTGGAGCCATATTTGGATCATCCATAAGGGTCCATTCAGAGTGGTTTCAAATGGCTCACCTTGAGTCATTTCAAAGAGGAGATGATAAAGATGAGAAAGAAGAAATGGACCTGTGGCTACATTATCAAAGTTATGAAGGGCTTCCACTAAGGGGATCCATTTAACCTTCACCCCTTTGGATTTATTTGCGAAGACATGCTTGTTGAGCCAGTATAATAGGAAATACATATGTTCCTGATCTTTGTTAGCAAGAGAGGAATCTGCACCAAAATTCTCCTTGACAAAAGGGATGAATCCCTTGAAAGAAGTCCCATAACTCTTAAAGGTTGCAGAGTTATATTCCAATTTAAGAAAAGAGGCGGAGGAACTAAACCAAAGgtcccacaaaggcacctttcattaCTAAACTCGGGCATATTTACTCAAACTAAACATATGTTTTACATttgtcatgctaaagatggcagtggcacgcctgaacacctaaaggttaattttgattgtgagcctcaaggcctacacctaaggccccataaaggcacctTTCATGATTAACTCTGTCCCTTCTCTTACAGCCCGAcaataagcagaagcccgacagacaaCATCAACCGGGGCCAACCTTTCGGGGAActgtgtgctcgttggccagGAAACTTCCTCACTGGATATTCCTCAAGACGAACAGTAATACTGTCTGGTTTTGGATACAAATACCATAACAAATATCTTCGATTCGATACAATTAATGTACCATTACCGTTTGGTACAAAAAAAGGGCACAAAATCGATATGGTGTAGTGTAGTAATGATATGATATTGTAGAATGACAAATAATTCCACCCTTAAACTTACCTCCAGTGCTTCGGAGGTCGATGCAGCATCTAGAACTCCTAACCCAACTCCATCTGTTATTAGTCCATCCATCATATCGCATGATTAATTCAGAACACCATCACTTTAGCATCTCTGTTTTGATGTCAGTATTTTTCCTTAAATCAATTGAGTTTGTTGCCATATACGATAGTTGAAGAATCTTTCGTGAGTAGTCGACAAATTAAAAAGTAAGACAAAATTAGCTCTCCAATTGCCATGAGGATCCGGAGGATCccctttgtgaggatcttatAAATCTTTAAATCGTGTCTGTTTACCGTATATTGTGCGATCAGTTTTCatcagatactatttatatttaattttaaatataagtatttaaaataatttctaaccacaTATAATAATGAACGGATACGATTTAAGAATTCTCAGTATCCTTACAAAAAGGATCCCAAGAGGATCCTCGGTCCTCCAGTTGGCCACCAATTAAGCATCCACCAAGTAAAATAATTCACGAGCAAACAAAGAATCTTGCGTGACTCACCTTTCCACTCCACTCAAACAGCAGtcaacacacacaaatatatGGACTAAATAAAACGCACAATTTTTCACTTTCTCCttttcaattctctctctctctctctctctctctctctctctctctctatttctcatggaggaagaagaagatcagAAGCAGTCCAAATGGCAAGGCAACACCTCCGCCGAGCTGAAACGCACGGCAGCGGAGCAAGCCTGGCCGGCCCTGGCCGATTTCTGCAACTTACACAAGTGGTTCCCAAATCTTGCCACGTGTCGCCAAGTGGAGGGCATCCCTGGCCAGCCAGGTGTGATCCGGTACTGCGCGAGTGCACCTGTTGATAATGATGAGTCCAGCATCAAGTGGGCTAAAGAGAAGTTGTTGACCATTGATCCGATCCAACGGTGCTTGAGCTACGAGGTCACGGAGAGCAATCTCGGGTTTAAGTCGTACGTTTCAACAATGCAAGTAGTTGCGATGGACGGCGGAGGTGGGTGCAAGATTGAGTGGTCGTTTGTTTGCGATCCGATCGAAGGGTTGGGATTGGATGAATTTCTTTCATATCTTGATTCTTCTCTTCAACTGATAGGAAAGACGATCATGGAGCATGCTCCTCCATCTACTACTAATTGATATTTTTGTGTGCTTATAGTATTAGTATGTTTATGTATTTTATAATGAATTTCTCTTTGTTCCATCCTTCTCTTTGTTCAATAATAAATACCTTCGTGTGAGAATTACCCACAAATTATCTTTTGCTCAACACTAACATTATAAATTAACCCAATAAGAACCACATAAGCTTCCTTGTggttttggagagatttttcagtgtgaccggaaCACGGAGTGATACATAACGTGtcactatataaatggtgaaatatatgtgctaaaaagttaacaacttaaaaaataaaatttccaactATTTGTATAAAAATGTGATGTACCCATGTTCCGGTCgcattaaaaaatttctcatgaTTTTGTGGCATCAATCATTATCGTTTTAAGTTATGCTAGCATGGTCACCAAACACACAACGACTCACCGTGACTCATGAGCATGAACGATTAATACTAGCATCATTCCTATTGCCTCTCAAAACAAAAATACGTACATAAAAAAAGCGAAACGATTGGTTAAGTCAATATGTGGTTGAACATTGATccataaaatattaacatattCTTTATACACATTTAGAAATCAATCTTTGCTATGCAGTTAGGAAGTTGGCTACATTGGACCACCGAAAACCTCACCTTTCCACAGAATGTGAGTTTTTCTGATGCTCTCTGGTCTCCATCCCCAACTTCATAACTGCGGCAGGACCAAACGAAAAACAACACGGGCGTTGAATTATGATCACAAGAAACCCGCTTAAATGTAAAAAACTTTCAACTGCTAAAATTATATGGTAGGATATATGGCCTAACTGCTTCAAAAACGATGATTCCCTACGCATGTAAGTTTCcgatccttttcttttttcggaATGGGGGTAGGCCAATTGAATTACAGGCCGTTAACATCTTCGACGCCAGCACTCAATTTCTTATCCATCCAGTCAATTATGTCCTGTGCAATCTCTACACGCTCCGGCTCAAAGAGAAGGTCGTGCAAGAAACCGTCATAGAGCTTTATATCTTTGAACTCGGATGCTGCCTCATTGTAGAGGTCCTGGGAGGCTAGCGGATCGGTGACTCTATCAGCAGTaccatgaagaacaaagaagggGATATTCACAAACTTAAAGTTCCGAGTCAATTGAGTGGAGATGCGCAATATCTCATAGCCTGTTCGGACCCTGATTGGACCTGTATAGACCAGGGGATCAGAGTACTTGGCCAACAATTGTGCAGGATCCCGAGACACTGGAATTCCCCTCTTGTTTGCACCTTTAAACTGGAACTTGGGAGCGACCAGAGAAACAATTGGAGCCACAGCCTAAATTCAGACATCAGAGAGGGATTTGTAACATGTAAGCAACCATGTAACGATCATGTGTTCAACACAGCTTCAAGCTTAGGGAAGGAAAAATCGCCTAAAAGCACATAAACATAGTTTGGGATGCAGTAAAGAACATACCCCAACAATTGGATGTGCTGGCTTAACGCGCAAAGCTGGTGATGTCAGTACAATACCCTCTAGCATTCCTTCAATTTGAGGGGTGGCGGCCGCCTACACAAACGTTAAGCAATATTAATGATAAACTAAAGACTCAACGAGTTGGACGGTCAGTAGATTTTTGGATGGCATACCTTCAAAACCACAGCTCCTCCTGTTGAGTGACCAAAGAGGAAGCATGGTACTCCAGGGTTCTCTAACCTAATCTTCTCCAAGAAAGCACCCTATTGAAAGAGTAGAATCAAAACAATCAAACTTCAGGGGGATTTAAAGTAGAGCCACTTGGAACCAAAAATACAGTACATaatattatgaaaaaaaaaaaaaaaaaaaaagctcccaTCTATGTAGTCGAAAATGCTATGTTTATACAGAAAAATCCTAAATATTTGAGATGAGGGGATATCCAATTATGCATGCTGAGTTGAAAGGAACTTCATGATTTATAATCAATTGGAGAAAATGCTGCTGAACTTACAGTATCAGCAACAACATAGTCAAGTGAAGGAACATATCCATGCAATCCATCGCTACCGCCATGACCTACCACAAAGGGAACAATAGATTAATATAAACGCAAATCCAACAACTTAAGAAATCATCCGAATTAAGTAGTCATGTCCACATTTCCATTCAACAAACTCCTAGCATAATGCAAATGAGGTATTCCCACAAGTCCTCACAAGGTCCAGACATAAATAATGCAAAAGAGCTCGAATTTCAGTATCATAAGACTCCATTATCCTCCCTTCCTTTGCAAAGCGAAAAATTCAGAGGGACTCTACAGAAATATGAAATAGATTCCCAAAGTTCTCAAATTCTTCTCTGTAACTCTCTGTTCCTCTCTTAGGCATAAACCACGCGTGGACCTTAAAACGTAGTGATGTTTGGTTCGAACTATAAAAGCGAAAGAGCCAAAACGAGTACAAATCTTAAGAATTTAGCTACCTATCCAGTCCATTGCATACACCCCAAAGTTGCATGAGGTTAGTTGCCTTGCAAAATCAGCATATCTTCCACTGCAAACAAATATCAAAGCACCAAATTTCTATTAAACCAACGTAACTTCAAGAAAAACCCCatcaaattacaaaagaaaaccctCCTGAAATTTTACCTGTGCTCATTAAGCCCATGTATGATGATCAAAATACCCCTGAAAtttcagaaaattaaaaataataaattactaaTGACAATCAGAACTTGCGAAGATTATACAGAACAGAAGCAACAGCAAGAAACCCAAAACTGAAATTACTTGCTAATTTTTCGGTTAAATTACGCACAATAcagaacaaaattaaaatttaacaaCACGTGAAATACAGAAAATTATAAaagtaaatttataaaaaaaaatcgataAAATTACACAGAAATTCAGACGATGAAGAATTTACCTTGGAGTATCAGAGACCGGGAGCCATGAGCGGCAGAAGAGGGCGTTGTTGCGACCACCAAAGAACAAGAACGTGGCGGAGCGGTACCAGCAGTGGGCGTCGCCGGTGTGATACCCCTCAGCCAATGCTCTGCGCCTGAAGGtgtcctcctcctctctcctgAAAGCCGACTTTCGCTTCTTCGACGACGGCGCATCGAGCAGTGACTCCGAGATTCCGCTGCGGCGACGGCGGGgtaggaggaagaggaggaaggagaGGAGGAAGGTGTggatgaagaggaggaaggCTCTTAGGGTTTTGAGGATCGGGATTATGCGGTTGCTGGCTCCGGAGGTCAGCTGCTCCATCTCCGCCGTCGACATGGCCAAGGAATCGACGGTGAAGatcgagagagggaggagaggggAATTAGACTCCGGGAATCCGATTCGGGAGAAGAAACGCAGAGGGTGGAAAAAAAGGAAACGAAATGGAAAAGGGGGAAGGAAACAAATTTGCCGGTTTCACAGGGATTTTATAACGTAATTTGTCGTTTCCGAAATCTTAGCGGTCAATCTTGGGCGTTGATTTTAGCGGGTCCCGGTTGTTCACGGTTTGGATTTGGGGTTTGTTAACTATGTGGTGCCGGAAGAAAGCGGGAAAAGCAAGGAGGATTAATTGCTTTGTTGCCTGGTGACGTGGCGGGATCGTGTTGGCTGATGGAGTGGTGATTTCGGCTGTGGACGGTGGGATTTTAAAGGTCTACGTCAAGTTTTTAATTTGTGGACAGGCGGTTGGCGAGATTAAGGTGGCCGCAATTATATACATAACGTTGGTTTTGGCTGAGCAGCTTGGCTCGAATCATGCACGGCTTGTTTGAGGTtgattttgtattaaaaaaaatttgtttagaAGCGTTTTTATTAATACTTAAAACGATGAAGCCCATAAACTATGTGCGAGcaaatacaatatatatatatatatatatatatatatatatgaaagagaAATAAGTTTTCAAGAAGAGTAATGTTAGGTGATTAAATTTATAAACCAAATTATAGGGAcgttaatgattgaattattattttaaatgttgattaacgtgcttattttttattagtgacaTATTATGtgttttgcaaatttagtttaaaattttgatctctctaacattactctGTAAATAAACGTGAAAGAGAGAGGTAGACTGAACGTGAGgcttaaacttttatttttttaaattaaagatacGGTATGATGACATGTGGgttagagaagaaaaaaaacaacaaaaatatgttGAAGTTTTTATTTAAAGTTCTAACAACGTTTTTGCAACtcaaaaatagtttttaagattttttttgttaaataaagTCAATAAGCATTGTTTGGTTGTCAAAAAATATTTTCGGTTAAAAGCAATCCCAAAAGAGTAGCACATCGAGTGACTATGCCAAA includes:
- the LOC126632261 gene encoding uncharacterized protein LOC126632261, with the protein product MSTAEMEQLTSGASNRIIPILKTLRAFLLFIHTFLLSFLLFLLPRRRRSGISESLLDAPSSKKRKSAFRREEEDTFRRRALAEGYHTGDAHCWYRSATFLFFGGRNNALFCRSWLPVSDTPRGILIIIHGLNEHSGRYADFARQLTSCNFGVYAMDWIGHGGSDGLHGYVPSLDYVVADTGAFLEKIRLENPGVPCFLFGHSTGGAVVLKAAATPQIEGMLEGIVLTSPALRVKPAHPIVGAVAPIVSLVAPKFQFKGANKRGIPVSRDPAQLLAKYSDPLVYTGPIRVRTGYEILRISTQLTRNFKFVNIPFFVLHGTADRVTDPLASQDLYNEAASEFKDIKLYDGFLHDLLFEPERVEIAQDIIDWMDKKLSAGVEDVNGL
- the LOC126632262 gene encoding lachrymatory-factor synthase-like, which translates into the protein MEEEEDQKQSKWQGNTSAELKRTAAEQAWPALADFCNLHKWFPNLATCRQVEGIPGQPGVIRYCASAPVDNDESSIKWAKEKLLTIDPIQRCLSYEVTESNLGFKSYVSTMQVVAMDGGGGCKIEWSFVCDPIEGLGLDEFLSYLDSSLQLIGKTIMEHAPPSTTN